The Seleniivibrio woodruffii genome contains a region encoding:
- a CDS encoding peroxiredoxin, whose amino-acid sequence MSLVTKQAPAFSEAAVLNKQFKNVSLEDYKGKWVVLFFYPLDFTFVCPTEITALSDANEEFAKRDAQIIGVSTDSKFSHLAWVNTPRSEGGLGDIAYPLVADFTKSISTDYGVLLDGGMALRATFIIDPEGKVQFELVHDLGIGRNVTEILRNLDALQFVRKHGEVCPAGWTPGKDTMKPDPEKSKDYYKNNPEGWQK is encoded by the coding sequence ATGAGCCTGGTAACAAAACAAGCACCCGCTTTCTCCGAGGCAGCAGTCCTCAACAAACAGTTCAAAAACGTTAGCCTGGAAGACTACAAAGGAAAATGGGTAGTTCTTTTCTTCTATCCTCTGGACTTCACATTCGTTTGCCCCACAGAGATAACAGCTCTCTCTGATGCCAACGAAGAATTCGCAAAAAGAGACGCTCAGATAATCGGCGTTTCCACCGACAGCAAATTCAGCCACCTTGCATGGGTAAACACTCCCAGATCAGAAGGCGGCCTTGGCGATATCGCATATCCCCTTGTGGCAGACTTCACAAAGTCAATCTCCACAGACTACGGTGTTCTGCTTGACGGCGGAATGGCTCTTCGTGCAACTTTCATAATCGATCCCGAAGGCAAGGTTCAGTTTGAACTGGTACACGACCTCGGCATCGGCAGAAACGTTACCGAAATTCTCAGAAACCTTGACGCACTCCAGTTCGTCCGCAAACACGGCGAAGTTTGCCCCGCCGGCTGGACACCCGGAAAGGACACTATGAAACCCGACCCCGAAAAGAGCAAAGACTACTACAAAAACAATCCGGAAGGATGGCAGAAATAA
- the rpsI gene encoding 30S ribosomal protein S9: MADYTYGTGRRKTSCARVFIKPGKGLVTINGKEPEAYFERPTLTMISLQPLSTIAAEGKFDLYITVKGGGKSGQAGAVRHGLARALCEFDAANRPALKKEGFLTRDSRAVERKKPGKPKARKSSQFSKR, translated from the coding sequence ATGGCTGACTATACATACGGAACTGGCAGAAGAAAAACATCCTGTGCCAGAGTTTTCATCAAACCCGGCAAAGGTCTTGTCACTATCAACGGCAAAGAGCCTGAAGCATATTTTGAGAGACCCACTCTCACAATGATAAGCCTGCAGCCCCTCTCAACAATAGCCGCAGAGGGCAAGTTCGACCTTTACATCACTGTTAAAGGCGGCGGCAAAAGCGGACAGGCTGGTGCTGTTCGTCACGGTCTTGCAAGAGCACTGTGCGAATTCGACGCAGCTAACCGTCCCGCACTTAAAAAGGAAGGTTTCCTTACCAGAGACTCCAGAGCAGTCGAGCGTAAGAAACCCGGTAAACCGAAGGCGAGAAAGTCTTCTCAGTTCTCCAAACGTTAA
- a CDS encoding HAD family hydrolase, producing the protein MIKVVFFDFGGVIADEGWEKGLTEIAGIHGFDPGKFFEDACDVLWSTGYMYGRADEDTFWRLFAERYEFKMTRDEMRRVIFDRFAIRPQVIELIKRVNEAGLRTAILSDQVNWLDEFNDMYGFFGLFEKVYNSYRLGIGKKHPEIFPMVCAEMGIEPAEALFVDDNEGHIGRAKACGLNTVLFKDAADGIREIETIISI; encoded by the coding sequence ATGATTAAAGTGGTTTTCTTCGATTTCGGAGGAGTTATTGCGGACGAAGGCTGGGAAAAAGGTTTAACTGAGATAGCCGGAATCCACGGGTTTGATCCCGGAAAATTCTTTGAGGATGCATGCGACGTGCTCTGGAGCACGGGATACATGTACGGCAGGGCGGATGAAGACACCTTCTGGCGTCTGTTCGCCGAGAGATACGAATTTAAAATGACAAGGGATGAAATGCGCAGGGTCATCTTTGACAGGTTCGCCATCCGTCCACAGGTCATTGAGCTTATAAAGAGGGTTAACGAAGCCGGTTTACGGACTGCGATACTGAGCGATCAGGTGAACTGGCTGGACGAGTTCAACGATATGTACGGATTTTTCGGACTGTTCGAAAAGGTGTACAACTCATACCGTCTGGGTATAGGTAAAAAACATCCGGAGATATTCCCCATGGTCTGCGCAGAAATGGGCATTGAGCCTGCGGAGGCTCTGTTTGTTGACGACAACGAGGGACATATCGGCCGTGCGAAGGCATGCGGACTGAATACAGTGCTGTTTAAGGATGCCGCAGATGGCATCAGAGAGATAGAAACGATTATTAGTATCTAA
- the rplM gene encoding 50S ribosomal protein L13 translates to MKSYWAKPDEIEKKWYVLDAKGKVLGRMATEIAMTLMGKKKPIYTPSIDTGDFVIVINADKFVVTGSKMDDKMYYRHSGHLGGLKERTLKEQLEKKPEDVIRLAVKNMLPKTRMGRAMISKLKIYTGSEHPHAAQNPEVFEI, encoded by the coding sequence ATGAAAAGCTATTGGGCAAAACCCGACGAAATAGAAAAAAAATGGTACGTTCTGGACGCCAAAGGCAAAGTTCTCGGACGTATGGCTACTGAGATCGCTATGACCCTTATGGGCAAAAAGAAGCCGATCTACACTCCCTCCATCGACACCGGCGACTTCGTTATCGTTATCAACGCTGACAAGTTCGTAGTTACAGGTTCCAAGATGGACGACAAAATGTACTACAGACACTCCGGCCACCTCGGCGGTCTTAAAGAGAGAACTCTTAAAGAACAGCTTGAGAAAAAACCCGAAGATGTAATCAGACTGGCTGTTAAAAACATGCTCCCCAAAACAAGAATGGGCAGAGCTATGATCAGCAAACTGAAAATCTACACCGGCTCAGAGCATCCTCATGCTGCTCAGAACCCCGAAGTTTTTGAGATATAA
- the mnmA gene encoding tRNA 2-thiouridine(34) synthase MnmA, translated as MKTKVLVAMSGGVDSTLTAHMMKEQGYEVQGVTIKFFEGQEQALADGEKAAKELGIPWYAADYTQFFKDDVISYFIRTYKLGKTPNPCAWCNRNAKLNYLFREMKSNCCEKIVTGHYARKIPFGEGFRIAKGTDSSKDQSYYLSLLKACQIEVVEFPLGGMVKTDVKAKAAELGLSVAEKAESQDICFLMGEDYGDFLDRHIAPETVKKGWFILNGKRLKEHKGIIYYTVGQRRGLDIGYHEPLFVKSIDARSGDIILSDKESVTGRGVKLVECEFPSDHDRIFRAEVKVRYRMAPVGCLVEIQPSQTATVLFDRPEFAPTPGQVACIYKDDSVIGGGFIGDVF; from the coding sequence TTGAAAACAAAGGTTTTAGTGGCCATGAGCGGCGGGGTCGACAGCACCCTCACGGCACATATGATGAAGGAACAGGGATACGAGGTTCAGGGCGTCACTATAAAGTTCTTCGAGGGGCAGGAGCAGGCTCTGGCCGACGGAGAAAAGGCGGCGAAGGAACTCGGAATCCCATGGTATGCGGCCGACTACACACAGTTTTTTAAAGATGACGTTATCTCTTATTTCATAAGAACATATAAACTCGGCAAAACTCCCAACCCCTGCGCATGGTGCAACAGGAACGCAAAGCTGAACTATCTTTTCAGGGAGATGAAATCCAACTGCTGTGAAAAGATAGTAACAGGTCACTACGCCCGCAAAATTCCCTTCGGTGAAGGATTCCGCATTGCAAAGGGGACAGACAGCTCCAAGGACCAGTCTTATTACCTGTCGCTGCTGAAGGCCTGTCAGATAGAGGTTGTTGAGTTCCCCCTCGGCGGGATGGTCAAAACCGATGTTAAGGCAAAAGCGGCGGAGCTTGGTCTCTCGGTTGCCGAGAAGGCTGAGAGTCAGGACATCTGTTTCCTGATGGGCGAGGACTACGGCGATTTCCTCGACAGGCACATCGCACCTGAAACCGTTAAAAAGGGCTGGTTCATCCTGAACGGCAAACGCCTGAAAGAGCATAAAGGCATAATCTACTACACCGTGGGTCAGCGCAGAGGACTGGACATAGGCTATCACGAGCCGCTGTTCGTTAAGTCAATTGATGCCAGAAGCGGCGATATCATCCTTTCGGACAAGGAATCCGTCACAGGCAGAGGGGTTAAACTTGTGGAATGCGAGTTTCCCTCCGACCACGACAGAATATTCCGTGCCGAGGTGAAGGTGCGCTATCGTATGGCTCCCGTCGGCTGTCTGGTGGAGATCCAGCCGTCGCAGACCGCCACAGTTCTGTTCGACAGACCGGAATTTGCTCCCACGCCCGGTCAGGTGGCCTGTATTTATAAAGATGATTCGGTTATCGGAGGAGGATTCATTGGAGACGTATTTTAA
- a CDS encoding hydrolase, with protein MFRLEKATTAFVVIDIQERLVKAMDPDVLKKVTDNTARLIKGANILGVKTLVTQQYTKGLGATIPELAEHLKCEAIEKTSFSCCGELSFVDQLKTSGIKTVVLAGMETHVCVLQTAIDLLEAGYTVHVAADAVCSRAKFNWHTGLGFMEKAGAVITVTETVLFQLVGGAGREGFKEISGLIK; from the coding sequence ATGTTCAGACTTGAAAAAGCGACGACAGCGTTTGTGGTTATCGATATTCAGGAGAGGCTGGTCAAAGCTATGGATCCTGATGTACTGAAAAAAGTTACCGACAACACTGCAAGACTCATCAAAGGAGCCAATATTCTGGGGGTCAAGACACTTGTCACTCAGCAGTATACCAAGGGGCTGGGAGCAACCATCCCTGAACTTGCGGAACATCTTAAATGCGAGGCCATTGAAAAGACATCTTTCTCCTGCTGCGGCGAGCTGAGCTTTGTTGATCAGCTTAAAACCTCAGGGATCAAGACCGTAGTCCTTGCCGGAATGGAGACCCACGTCTGCGTTCTCCAGACTGCCATAGACCTTCTTGAGGCCGGATACACCGTTCATGTGGCGGCTGATGCGGTCTGTTCAAGGGCTAAGTTCAACTGGCACACGGGGCTTGGTTTCATGGAGAAGGCGGGAGCCGTCATCACCGTTACCGAGACTGTTCTGTTCCAGCTTGTGGGCGGCGCAGGCAGAGAAGGTTTCAAAGAGATATCAGGGCTTATAAAATAG
- the trmD gene encoding tRNA (guanosine(37)-N1)-methyltransferase TrmD, with the protein MKTFNILTIFPDMFTAPFSQGVLSKAAESGFFTVNPVDIRSYTTDKHRLTDDYQYGGGQGLVMKPEPIVTAVRDLKQKDGDTHVILMDPRGKKFTQKDAERLREYDSLTFICGRYEGVDERVVGLCVDESLSLGDFVLTGGELASMVMIDSIARLLPGVLGDENSPLEDSHTSGMLEYPHYTRPYEYEGVKVPEILLSGHHAEIEKWRRQQSIEITAKNRPDLLKNANLSAEDKKYLDTVALKKKIYVALLHYPMKDKEKINVATSITNMDLHDISRSCTTYDVRKYFVVTPLQAQRGIAERVINHWLHGYGATYNVNRKEAFERTQLAEGLLDVIAEIERLEGERPVVIATTARDSRANIDFEETARLAEQKPCLIIFGTGWGFTEDVFKMSDRVLKPIKGVGQFNHLSVRSAVAIIMDRIHSF; encoded by the coding sequence GTGAAGACGTTTAATATCCTTACGATATTTCCGGACATGTTCACTGCTCCCTTCTCTCAGGGTGTTCTGTCCAAGGCTGCGGAGTCCGGCTTCTTTACCGTAAACCCCGTTGATATAAGAAGCTACACCACAGACAAACACAGACTCACGGACGATTATCAGTACGGCGGCGGACAGGGACTTGTGATGAAGCCCGAACCTATAGTCACCGCTGTCAGGGATCTGAAACAAAAGGATGGCGATACCCACGTCATACTCATGGACCCGAGGGGGAAGAAATTCACCCAGAAGGACGCCGAAAGGCTCCGTGAATATGATAGCCTCACATTCATCTGCGGCCGATACGAAGGAGTTGATGAACGGGTAGTCGGTCTTTGTGTGGACGAGTCGCTCTCACTGGGCGATTTTGTACTGACAGGAGGCGAACTGGCCTCGATGGTGATGATAGATTCCATAGCAAGGCTTCTTCCCGGTGTGCTGGGAGACGAAAACTCGCCTCTGGAGGACTCTCACACCTCCGGAATGCTTGAATATCCCCACTACACAAGACCCTATGAATATGAAGGTGTGAAGGTTCCCGAAATCCTTCTGTCGGGACACCACGCAGAGATCGAGAAATGGAGAAGGCAACAATCCATAGAAATCACTGCGAAAAACAGACCTGATTTACTGAAAAATGCGAATTTAAGTGCCGAAGATAAAAAATATCTTGACACCGTCGCATTAAAGAAGAAAATATACGTCGCTCTTTTGCACTATCCGATGAAGGACAAAGAGAAGATCAATGTCGCAACATCCATTACCAACATGGATCTGCACGACATATCCAGAAGCTGTACAACATACGACGTACGCAAGTATTTCGTTGTTACGCCGCTTCAGGCTCAGCGGGGGATCGCTGAGAGGGTCATCAACCACTGGCTTCACGGATACGGCGCAACTTACAATGTCAACCGCAAGGAGGCCTTCGAGCGTACACAGCTCGCAGAGGGACTTCTTGATGTTATAGCAGAGATCGAAAGGCTTGAGGGCGAAAGGCCTGTGGTGATAGCCACCACGGCAAGGGATTCCAGAGCGAACATCGATTTCGAAGAGACGGCGAGGCTCGCCGAACAGAAACCGTGCCTGATAATTTTCGGGACGGGCTGGGGCTTCACCGAAGATGTTTTTAAAATGTCGGACAGGGTGCTTAAACCCATAAAGGGCGTTGGCCAGTTCAACCACCTTTCGGTCAGAAGTGCCGTGGCCATTATAATGGATAGGATACATAGTTTTTAG
- a CDS encoding 2-dehydropantoate 2-reductase translates to MFSNKRILIAGAGAIGSFYGGLMSRAGYDVELMARGKHLRVMQESGVLTIKSWKYGEPVIPVKAVSEPSGRYGVIILCVKSQDTDTACVQLKDHLAEDGCILSFQNGVENPDVVAKHFGADRTLGASLFVGLWIDPAGTVNHTSTGECVFGGWNKKAQKFEQPLKEIFDRSEIFSTVSDDIKYTLWSKLVWNVAYNPLSALLESTCGPMMKTPLIFELIEKMVRETVAAAKLEGVTIPEEEWRDKIKYREQLEKYKTSMLQDIEKLKNPEIDGILGPVIRTLEKHGLSAPYCETVFRTVQFKYGGHYLYTPKLTADVIARKGNSILLIERMNEPFGWAIPGGFVDYGEKVEDAAVRELFEETGIKTDSIELLGIYSDPKRDKRGHTATAVYFTDTEQEPKAGDDAKNAAFFPLDSLPDNLAFDHKQIISDYIKKVYI, encoded by the coding sequence TTGTTTTCAAATAAGCGGATACTTATTGCGGGCGCAGGAGCTATAGGCAGTTTTTACGGCGGACTTATGTCCCGTGCGGGATACGATGTGGAACTTATGGCCAGAGGAAAGCACCTCAGAGTCATGCAGGAGAGCGGAGTTCTCACCATTAAAAGCTGGAAATACGGTGAACCGGTTATTCCGGTGAAAGCCGTTTCCGAACCCTCCGGCAGATACGGAGTGATAATTCTTTGTGTTAAATCTCAGGATACCGATACGGCCTGTGTTCAGCTGAAAGACCATCTGGCGGAGGACGGGTGCATACTCTCATTTCAGAACGGAGTGGAAAATCCCGACGTTGTGGCAAAGCACTTCGGCGCAGACCGCACTCTGGGTGCGAGCCTTTTTGTGGGGCTCTGGATCGACCCGGCAGGCACTGTCAACCATACCAGCACGGGTGAATGCGTTTTCGGCGGCTGGAATAAAAAAGCTCAGAAATTCGAACAGCCTTTAAAGGAAATTTTTGACAGAAGCGAGATATTTTCAACTGTCTCTGATGATATAAAATATACCCTGTGGAGCAAACTGGTATGGAATGTGGCCTATAACCCCCTTTCAGCACTCCTTGAGAGCACCTGCGGGCCTATGATGAAAACTCCCCTCATCTTCGAGCTTATAGAGAAGATGGTGCGGGAAACTGTGGCCGCCGCAAAACTTGAGGGTGTAACCATTCCCGAAGAGGAATGGCGTGACAAAATAAAATACCGTGAACAGCTTGAAAAATACAAAACGAGCATGCTTCAGGACATAGAAAAACTCAAGAACCCCGAAATAGACGGCATTCTGGGACCCGTTATCCGTACTCTTGAGAAGCACGGACTCTCTGCCCCCTACTGCGAAACGGTTTTCAGAACCGTTCAGTTCAAATACGGCGGACACTACCTCTACACACCGAAACTCACAGCAGACGTTATCGCCAGAAAGGGCAACTCCATTCTTCTGATAGAAAGGATGAACGAACCCTTCGGCTGGGCTATTCCCGGCGGATTTGTGGACTACGGTGAAAAGGTCGAGGATGCCGCTGTCCGTGAGCTTTTTGAGGAAACAGGGATAAAAACGGACAGTATCGAGCTTTTGGGCATATACTCCGATCCGAAAAGGGACAAAAGAGGCCACACAGCCACAGCTGTCTATTTTACCGATACAGAACAGGAACCAAAAGCAGGGGACGATGCGAAGAATGCGGCTTTTTTTCCTCTGGATTCTCTGCCGGACAATTTAGCATTCGACCATAAACAGATAATTTCTGACTATATTAAAAAAGTTTATATATGA
- the rimM gene encoding ribosome maturation factor RimM (Essential for efficient processing of 16S rRNA), giving the protein MKFIKIGKLVNTHGLDGLLLMQVTTESPEILEEMQYMMLSKEGKVKASLEIEYMKDYKGMLLVGFKGLEDVDSALKYKGMDVVVPEEMLPQLDDEIYWHELEGCQVLDTNGDFVGTLIDYMEAGASEVFRIQGEKETWLISNNKDHVTEINVKEKKLVINREGLISEDV; this is encoded by the coding sequence ATGAAGTTTATAAAGATTGGAAAACTTGTTAACACACACGGACTGGACGGGCTCCTGCTGATGCAGGTGACCACTGAGAGTCCGGAAATTCTGGAAGAGATGCAGTATATGATGCTTTCGAAAGAGGGCAAAGTGAAGGCATCTCTGGAAATCGAGTATATGAAGGACTACAAGGGCATGCTCCTCGTAGGCTTCAAAGGGCTGGAGGATGTTGATTCCGCCCTTAAATATAAGGGGATGGACGTTGTTGTCCCCGAAGAGATGCTGCCTCAGCTTGATGACGAGATATACTGGCATGAGCTTGAGGGGTGTCAGGTGTTAGACACGAACGGAGATTTTGTCGGAACCCTTATCGACTACATGGAAGCGGGAGCCTCAGAGGTTTTCCGCATTCAGGGCGAAAAGGAGACATGGCTCATCTCCAACAATAAGGATCACGTTACAGAGATAAACGTGAAAGAGAAAAAACTGGTGATCAACAGAGAGGGTCTGATAAGTGAAGACGTTTAA
- a CDS encoding KH domain-containing protein — MKELVEFIVKSLVDKPEAVSLKEVEGEKAAILELRVDSADLGKVIGKQGRTAKAIRTVINAAGVKNGKKVILEILD; from the coding sequence ATGAAAGAGCTTGTTGAATTCATCGTAAAGTCTCTGGTAGACAAACCCGAGGCAGTGAGCCTGAAAGAGGTTGAGGGCGAAAAGGCCGCAATCCTCGAACTTAGGGTCGACTCTGCAGATCTCGGAAAGGTGATCGGCAAGCAGGGACGCACAGCCAAAGCTATCAGAACAGTGATAAATGCGGCCGGCGTTAAAAACGGAAAGAAAGTCATTCTTGAGATACTGGATTGA
- the rplS gene encoding 50S ribosomal protein L19, with protein sequence MKNKLIASVEAMFKTEKEMPAFRSGDTVRVYFRIVEGNKERIQAYEGLVMKIHRNATNSTFTVRKMVGDIGVERTFPYCSPRIDKVELIRSGKVRQARLFYMRDLRGKAARIKERRKGL encoded by the coding sequence ATGAAAAATAAACTTATCGCTTCCGTTGAGGCGATGTTTAAAACTGAAAAAGAAATGCCTGCTTTCCGTTCCGGAGATACAGTCAGAGTTTACTTCCGCATTGTTGAAGGAAACAAAGAGCGTATTCAGGCATATGAAGGTCTTGTTATGAAGATCCACAGAAACGCTACCAACTCAACTTTCACCGTTAGAAAGATGGTTGGCGACATAGGCGTGGAAAGAACTTTCCCCTACTGCTCACCCCGTATTGATAAGGTAGAGCTTATCAGAAGCGGTAAAGTACGTCAGGCTAGGCTGTTCTACATGAGAGACCTGCGCGGTAAAGCTGCGAGAATTAAAGAAAGAAGGAAAGGGCTTTAA
- a CDS encoding sensor histidine kinase, whose translation MHSPSEKAERLVKRLKRRPILLIGFLAITAVMVNIVLFVYIQYIAEVRSTKHFLEAQQKIISSDVIKYLDDDNSFGIFTLITRLTSAVPHLDNIAVYNSKGLYMADGRVERDTITPDSSNIVFRMPIVDAAGEHLGTMEFFVSRTSIVAGIVKNISALALLNLLIIVAGLLTGVYLSQRMTKPIADFSKLQEENKQKHETRMENLTFGLAQELAEPIEEINRLTDTLERQGVRNQEIMSIRSETFKLAERIGEFVEYSMPVKVAISEMTLSELADFIRAKSARYIRKNLITAVHCPEDVSVSIDKTKFGKIIAILQTNSLDAGAKNAVITLSVVKKGIEAVYEDDGTGFGDADMDKLFLPYYTTKSDGSGLGLAVCAVLAEAMGAEISASNGDTAGVKFRIVIPSEVKELT comes from the coding sequence ATGCACTCACCAAGTGAAAAAGCTGAGCGTCTCGTAAAACGTCTGAAACGCAGACCCATTCTGCTTATTGGTTTTCTGGCGATCACAGCTGTAATGGTGAACATTGTCCTGTTCGTTTATATTCAGTATATCGCAGAGGTGCGTTCCACAAAGCACTTTCTGGAAGCACAGCAGAAGATAATATCGTCGGATGTGATAAAATATCTGGACGATGACAATTCTTTCGGAATCTTTACTTTAATAACACGTCTTACCAGTGCTGTGCCCCATCTGGACAATATCGCCGTTTACAATTCTAAAGGTCTTTACATGGCCGACGGCAGGGTTGAGCGGGACACCATCACCCCTGACAGTTCGAATATCGTTTTCCGCATGCCAATTGTCGATGCCGCAGGCGAACACCTCGGCACTATGGAGTTTTTTGTCAGCAGAACGTCCATTGTAGCAGGCATTGTCAAAAATATCAGCGCACTTGCGCTTCTGAACCTGCTCATTATAGTGGCGGGACTTCTGACAGGAGTATATCTCAGCCAGAGGATGACGAAGCCCATAGCGGATTTTTCAAAGCTGCAGGAGGAGAACAAGCAGAAGCACGAGACCAGAATGGAGAACCTGACCTTTGGTCTTGCGCAGGAGCTTGCGGAGCCTATTGAGGAGATAAACCGCCTGACGGACACTCTGGAGCGGCAGGGTGTCAGAAATCAGGAGATAATGTCCATCCGCAGCGAGACCTTTAAGCTGGCGGAGAGGATAGGGGAGTTTGTGGAGTACTCCATGCCTGTAAAGGTTGCTATCTCAGAAATGACCCTTTCGGAGCTTGCTGATTTTATCCGTGCGAAATCCGCCAGATATATCCGCAAAAATCTGATAACCGCCGTACACTGTCCGGAGGATGTCAGCGTCAGTATTGATAAGACAAAATTCGGGAAGATAATAGCCATACTGCAGACCAACTCGCTGGATGCGGGAGCCAAGAACGCTGTGATAACCCTTTCGGTGGTTAAGAAGGGGATAGAAGCGGTTTATGAGGACGACGGCACGGGGTTCGGGGATGCTGATATGGATAAGCTGTTTCTGCCGTATTATACGACCAAGTCCGACGGTTCAGGGCTTGGGCTTGCGGTTTGCGCCGTTCTTGCAGAGGCCATGGGGGCGGAGATATCCGCCTCGAACGGGGACACGGCGGGCGTAAAGTTCCGCATCGTTATCCCCAGCGAGGTAAAAGAGCTGACCTAG
- a CDS encoding PilZ domain-containing protein: MSHLPNKVVNRREHIRVRVELDFCVTNVRRPDTPEAETEKICFRTKSLDISAGGICFGQKNVLQVGDIVEMRTKNSLTHSMCLRCDSAYFMSTEIELQPMEGVVVWATDSIAGVKFSNLSLRNENIINKIVWENHLKDVRNSKKKPSIF; this comes from the coding sequence ATGAGCCACCTACCAAATAAAGTAGTTAACAGACGCGAACACATAAGAGTTCGTGTCGAACTTGATTTTTGTGTAACCAACGTAAGAAGACCCGACACCCCTGAGGCCGAGACCGAAAAGATATGTTTCCGCACAAAATCTCTGGATATCAGTGCAGGCGGTATATGTTTCGGTCAGAAGAACGTTCTTCAGGTCGGTGATATTGTTGAAATGCGCACAAAAAACAGCCTCACCCACTCCATGTGCCTTCGGTGCGACAGCGCATATTTCATGAGCACCGAAATAGAGCTGCAGCCAATGGAGGGCGTTGTAGTCTGGGCAACAGACAGCATCGCAGGGGTTAAATTCTCAAACCTCTCTCTGCGCAACGAGAACATCATCAATAAGATAGTCTGGGAAAACCACCTGAAGGATGTAAGGAACTCCAAGAAAAAACCGTCAATCTTTTAA
- a CDS encoding asparagine synthase-related protein — translation METYFNKFDKVFVALSGGADSAAVLMMAVEYLGADRVTAFTCTGSHVFGHEIETAKEISAKLGVKHVCMVVDMPEQFYENAPDRCYHCKKATLAKIVEMAKGDTIFDGTNIDDDPRNRPGFRALQETGIISPLRDLGLGKSFTLDKVKPLDIDFHDESCKATRLTLPIDEERMDRVERVESLLRDRFRGLRYRLDDNRIEFKKPVRLSASDFENIVNAVGMIS, via the coding sequence TTGGAGACGTATTTTAATAAATTTGACAAGGTTTTCGTAGCCTTAAGTGGCGGCGCGGACAGTGCGGCGGTGCTTATGATGGCTGTTGAATATCTCGGCGCAGACAGGGTAACTGCCTTCACATGCACCGGCAGCCACGTTTTCGGGCATGAAATAGAAACTGCGAAAGAGATTTCCGCAAAGCTCGGAGTTAAGCACGTATGCATGGTTGTTGACATGCCTGAGCAGTTCTACGAGAACGCACCCGACAGATGCTATCACTGCAAAAAAGCAACGCTGGCAAAGATAGTGGAGATGGCAAAAGGCGACACCATCTTTGACGGCACGAATATAGACGACGACCCCAGAAACCGTCCCGGATTCAGAGCTTTGCAGGAGACGGGGATAATCTCTCCCCTGCGTGATCTTGGGCTGGGCAAATCCTTTACTCTGGACAAGGTGAAACCGCTGGACATAGATTTCCACGACGAATCATGCAAGGCGACCCGACTGACACTGCCCATCGACGAAGAGCGCATGGACAGGGTTGAGCGGGTGGAAAGCCTGCTTCGTGACAGATTCAGAGGTCTTCGCTACCGTCTGGACGACAACCGAATAGAATTTAAAAAGCCGGTACGCCTTTCGGCGTCCGACTTTGAAAATATAGTTAACGCTGTCGGGATGATATCCTAG
- a CDS encoding DUF3833 family protein, with translation MNKYLMLILTAFLFSGCFSTIDARRTMQAGVMATPEDAFSGVYKGEGMRVDMFGNTKSTFNATLKAYSENGTIYMQETLEDNTGTQRRFTYRITKSADQTGYACVDIDSVRSCSVSRAGDSIVLKSWLMSRFRDSFDVSMQSVYRILPDGKILKRSSLNRFLFFFSEEEITSYKKEL, from the coding sequence ATGAATAAATATTTAATGCTCATTCTCACTGCGTTCCTTTTTTCCGGCTGTTTCAGCACCATCGACGCCCGCAGAACCATGCAGGCAGGCGTAATGGCTACGCCCGAAGATGCCTTCAGCGGTGTTTACAAAGGCGAAGGAATGCGGGTGGACATGTTCGGAAATACTAAAAGCACCTTCAATGCGACCCTGAAAGCATACAGCGAAAACGGCACAATATACATGCAGGAAACCCTTGAAGACAACACAGGTACACAGCGCAGGTTTACCTACAGAATAACAAAATCCGCAGACCAGACCGGATATGCATGTGTGGATATCGACTCTGTCCGCAGTTGCTCTGTTTCCCGTGCGGGGGATTCCATAGTGCTTAAGTCATGGCTGATGAGCCGATTCAGAGACAGTTTTGACGTTTCAATGCAGAGCGTATACCGTATATTGCCGGACGGAAAAATCTTAAAACGTTCATCTCTCAACAGATTTCTGTTCTTTTTCTCCGAAGAGGAGATAACATCATATAAGAAAGAGTTATAA